Proteins from a genomic interval of Nostoc sp. KVJ3:
- a CDS encoding ParM/StbA family protein, translated as MPKTKEKTDVKKVVITIDMGASKTKAIVQEYPEGKPVVLLFDSEVADVAKASIESIQQEGNAESRTWVGIGDEYCALGELARRRFGGISQLKELKYELAVPKICGAFWLAKEKLNLGNDVAAYLSILLPPGEVQDKEQLQVRLKEAFRGFDTPAGKMRVKMLRYDAASEGSGIFFHRRRSLGNNMPASMYVMLGYRNASIFTFRSGSIGAGITSNFGMSWLVNNFTSKTSGLSPDNPNIIEVLVEAGVNCDPQVMQKLSRKRKGDEIQLDGESMSKALLLARDEYWRAIVRWLRSKMDEDIEELVFCGGTADYIRPEIDTYFQKEGIKISWHGNIFIPDEISSSIGNRMADVWALYQYMIIQFDELTGYTRSEVVLLTKSAEGSTDEEVKPKYNFTPCERPNTFIAVNENV; from the coding sequence ATGCCCAAAACTAAGGAGAAAACAGACGTAAAAAAGGTAGTAATTACGATTGACATGGGTGCAAGTAAAACCAAGGCGATCGTTCAGGAGTATCCAGAGGGAAAGCCTGTTGTTTTACTTTTCGACTCAGAAGTAGCGGACGTTGCTAAAGCTTCGATTGAGAGCATTCAACAAGAAGGTAATGCTGAATCTCGTACTTGGGTAGGAATAGGTGATGAGTATTGCGCCTTGGGAGAGCTTGCCCGTCGTCGGTTTGGGGGTATATCGCAGCTGAAGGAGCTAAAGTACGAACTAGCAGTCCCTAAAATTTGTGGTGCATTTTGGCTGGCTAAGGAGAAGTTGAACCTGGGTAATGATGTTGCAGCTTACTTGAGCATCCTGCTGCCGCCTGGTGAAGTGCAAGACAAAGAACAGTTACAAGTGCGGTTAAAGGAAGCGTTTCGAGGATTTGATACACCAGCAGGTAAGATGCGGGTAAAAATGCTTCGTTATGATGCAGCTTCTGAGGGTAGTGGAATATTTTTTCACCGTAGGCGATCGCTTGGCAATAATATGCCTGCTTCGATGTACGTGATGCTTGGTTATCGCAATGCAAGTATTTTCACCTTTCGGAGTGGTTCAATTGGCGCGGGAATAACCAGTAATTTTGGTATGTCTTGGCTGGTGAATAATTTTACTTCCAAGACATCGGGACTAAGCCCTGATAATCCCAATATTATCGAGGTGTTGGTAGAAGCTGGAGTTAATTGTGACCCCCAGGTGATGCAGAAACTCTCACGCAAGCGCAAAGGTGATGAAATTCAACTTGATGGCGAGTCGATGTCCAAGGCTTTATTGCTTGCTAGAGATGAATATTGGCGTGCGATCGTCAGGTGGTTACGCTCGAAAATGGATGAGGATATTGAAGAACTGGTGTTTTGCGGAGGGACTGCGGATTATATTCGTCCAGAAATAGACACTTACTTCCAGAAAGAGGGAATTAAGATATCCTGGCACGGTAACATTTTTATACCTGATGAGATATCTTCTAGTATTGGCAATCGGATGGCGGATGTCTGGGCGCTCTACCAGTATATGATTATTCAGTTTGATGAGTTGACTGGTTATACCCGCTCTGAGGTTGTACTGCTAACTAAAT